A single Ziziphus jujuba cultivar Dongzao chromosome 11, ASM3175591v1 DNA region contains:
- the LOC107434956 gene encoding uncharacterized protein LOC107434956 isoform X3, whose amino-acid sequence MLSERCSVSSSSGSSSTSASAGGMFYEGADRMVERELEAAETLADLAHFAMRECSGAESAGNWGHKGKRAGKRVKSKSPPTELGLNPGHPVTRSLDLAEQDKAVVNHQKLGKLCSDALKEPVKAEQNPSNKKLKVERDAVLPKPSPICSTSYPAYGCGKSRRNLSEAEKEERRIRRVLANRESARQTIRRRQALCEELTRKAADLSQENEYLKRERESTLKEYQSLQTTNKHLKDQISKIKAEVEETPISHKPGSVQISPSPPTSCSLFFYNHPSFTPLFWPSISQSPNSVQPQHIQQNPIIMPSDIPLPANGRHDSYHEQENLININGARTPFYIFPCPWLFPRPDHKNAFQPQVPYFPKKEEEETSVNNQYSTTSSSRTVPHLDSHHSFLPLKVKTEASASMEAGPANDFHEISAGFSQDGVDQHIGSQPRDREWSFIHVPNVKQENGLQLDSTTHIETSSKAFHTSGAFPEKSGERTILPTKKVADAVAAAEARKRRKELTKLKNLHGLL is encoded by the exons ATGTTGTCGGAGAGATGCTCAGTTTCAAGCTCTTCGGGTTCGTCTTCAACTTCTGCGTCGGCGGGGGGGATGTTTTATGAAGGTGCGGATCGGATGGTGGAGAGAGAGCTTGAGGCGGCGGAGACTCTGGCGGATTTGGCACATTTCGCTATGCGCGAGTGTTCCGGCGCTGAATCCGCTGGGAATTGGGGTCATAAAGGCAAGCGTGCAGGCAAGAGAGTCAAGAGCAAGTCTCCTCCCACTGAGTTGGGTTTGAACCCGGGTCACCCGGTGACACGTTCCTTGGATCTCGCGGAG CAGGATAAAGCAGTAGTAAATCATCAGAAACTTGGAAAACTATGCAGTGATGCACTCAAAGAACCAGTGAAGGCGGAACAGAATCCTAGCAATAAAAAGTTGAAGGTTGAGCGGGATGCTGTATTACCTAAGCCAAGTCCTATATGCTCTACAAGTTACCCAGCATATGGATGTGGCAAGTCAAGGCGGAATTTGTCGGAG GCTGAAAAGGAAGAAAGGAGAATACGCAGGGTTTTAGCAAACAGGGAGTCAGCGAGGCAGACAATTCGCCGAAGACAG GCTTTGTGTGAGGAGTTGACCAGAAAAGCTGCTGATTTATCGCAGGAGAATGAATATTTAAAGAGG GAAAGGGAGTCGACATTAAAAGAATATCAGTCGTTGCAAACCACAAACAAACACCTAAAAGATCAG ATATCCAAGATAAAGGCTGAGGTAGAGGAAACTCCCATCAGCCATAAGCCAGGGAGTGTTCAGATATCTCCATCTCCACCTACAAGCTGCTCATTGTTCTTCTATAACCATCCATCTTTTACACCACTTTTCTGGCCTTCTATCTCTCAATCTCCAAACTCTGTTCAACCGCAACACATACAACAGAATCCAATCATCATGCCATCAGACATTCCTTTGCCAGCCAATGGTAGGCATGATTCTTATCATGAGCAAGAAAACCTCATTAATATTAATGGAGCAAGAACTCCCTTTTATATATTTCCATGTCCTTGGCTCTTTCCTCGCCCTGATCATAAGAATGCATTCCAACCTCAGGTGCCctatttcccaaaaaaagaagaagaggaaaccTCTGTTAATAACCAGTACAGTACCACTTCTTCCTCGAGGACTGTCCCACATTTGGATAGCCACCATTCATTCTTGCCCCTTAAAGTCAAAACAGAAGCGTCTGCCTCAATGGAAGCTGGACCTGCAAAtgattttcatgaaatttcagCTGGCTTTTCTCAAGATGGAGTAGATCAACATATAGGATCTCAGCCTAGAGATAGAGAATGGTCCTTTATTCATGTACCTAATGTCAAGCAAGAGAATGGGCTTCAATTAGATTCCACAACCCACATTGAAACATCTTCTAAAGCTTTTCACACTTCAGGTGCTTTTCCAGAAAAAAGTGGTGAACGAACCATCTTACCAACTAAGAAAGTGGCAGATGCAGTTGCTGCAGCTGAAGCAAGGAAGAGGAGAAAGGAACTCACAAAGCTAAAGAACCTTCATGGCC TGCTTTGA
- the LOC107434956 gene encoding uncharacterized protein LOC107434956 isoform X2 has product MLSERCSVSSSSGSSSTSASAGGMFYEGADRMVERELEAAETLADLAHFAMRECSGAESAGNWGHKGKRAGKRVKSKSPPTELGLNPGHPVTRSLDLAEDKAVVNHQKLGKLCSDALKEPVKAEQNPSNKKLKVERDAVLPKPSPICSTSYPAYGCGKSRRNLSEAEKEERRIRRVLANRESARQTIRRRQALCEELTRKAADLSQENEYLKRERESTLKEYQSLQTTNKHLKDQISKIKAEVEETPISHKPGSVQISPSPPTSCSLFFYNHPSFTPLFWPSISQSPNSVQPQHIQQNPIIMPSDIPLPANGRHDSYHEQENLININGARTPFYIFPCPWLFPRPDHKNAFQPQVPYFPKKEEEETSVNNQYSTTSSSRTVPHLDSHHSFLPLKVKTEASASMEAGPANDFHEISAGFSQDGVDQHIGSQPRDREWSFIHVPNVKQENGLQLDSTTHIETSSKAFHTSGAFPEKSGERTILPTKKVADAVAAAEARKRRKELTKLKNLHGRQCRMHC; this is encoded by the exons ATGTTGTCGGAGAGATGCTCAGTTTCAAGCTCTTCGGGTTCGTCTTCAACTTCTGCGTCGGCGGGGGGGATGTTTTATGAAGGTGCGGATCGGATGGTGGAGAGAGAGCTTGAGGCGGCGGAGACTCTGGCGGATTTGGCACATTTCGCTATGCGCGAGTGTTCCGGCGCTGAATCCGCTGGGAATTGGGGTCATAAAGGCAAGCGTGCAGGCAAGAGAGTCAAGAGCAAGTCTCCTCCCACTGAGTTGGGTTTGAACCCGGGTCACCCGGTGACACGTTCCTTGGATCTCGCGGAG GATAAAGCAGTAGTAAATCATCAGAAACTTGGAAAACTATGCAGTGATGCACTCAAAGAACCAGTGAAGGCGGAACAGAATCCTAGCAATAAAAAGTTGAAGGTTGAGCGGGATGCTGTATTACCTAAGCCAAGTCCTATATGCTCTACAAGTTACCCAGCATATGGATGTGGCAAGTCAAGGCGGAATTTGTCGGAG GCTGAAAAGGAAGAAAGGAGAATACGCAGGGTTTTAGCAAACAGGGAGTCAGCGAGGCAGACAATTCGCCGAAGACAG GCTTTGTGTGAGGAGTTGACCAGAAAAGCTGCTGATTTATCGCAGGAGAATGAATATTTAAAGAGG GAAAGGGAGTCGACATTAAAAGAATATCAGTCGTTGCAAACCACAAACAAACACCTAAAAGATCAG ATATCCAAGATAAAGGCTGAGGTAGAGGAAACTCCCATCAGCCATAAGCCAGGGAGTGTTCAGATATCTCCATCTCCACCTACAAGCTGCTCATTGTTCTTCTATAACCATCCATCTTTTACACCACTTTTCTGGCCTTCTATCTCTCAATCTCCAAACTCTGTTCAACCGCAACACATACAACAGAATCCAATCATCATGCCATCAGACATTCCTTTGCCAGCCAATGGTAGGCATGATTCTTATCATGAGCAAGAAAACCTCATTAATATTAATGGAGCAAGAACTCCCTTTTATATATTTCCATGTCCTTGGCTCTTTCCTCGCCCTGATCATAAGAATGCATTCCAACCTCAGGTGCCctatttcccaaaaaaagaagaagaggaaaccTCTGTTAATAACCAGTACAGTACCACTTCTTCCTCGAGGACTGTCCCACATTTGGATAGCCACCATTCATTCTTGCCCCTTAAAGTCAAAACAGAAGCGTCTGCCTCAATGGAAGCTGGACCTGCAAAtgattttcatgaaatttcagCTGGCTTTTCTCAAGATGGAGTAGATCAACATATAGGATCTCAGCCTAGAGATAGAGAATGGTCCTTTATTCATGTACCTAATGTCAAGCAAGAGAATGGGCTTCAATTAGATTCCACAACCCACATTGAAACATCTTCTAAAGCTTTTCACACTTCAGGTGCTTTTCCAGAAAAAAGTGGTGAACGAACCATCTTACCAACTAAGAAAGTGGCAGATGCAGTTGCTGCAGCTGAAGCAAGGAAGAGGAGAAAGGAACTCACAAAGCTAAAGAACCTTCATGGCCGTCAGTGTCGGATGCATTGTTGA
- the LOC107434955 gene encoding IQ domain-containing protein IQM3: protein MEVQTQSMSSFDIQSKPAFPFSLNDMPSSSSSDLHSHDLKDSGMSDSNSPVRQGSPETVDRECDGSGEPKTSNDESLPIDAMSKVVDVRDGLGSPTGQLTEPNATGSKRSVSSAAVKLQKVYRGYRTRRRLADSAVVAEELWWQVLDYARLNLSTVSFFNFSKPETAASRWNRVSLNASKVGKGLSKDAKAQKLAFQHWIEAIDPRHRYGHSLHYYYEEWCKDDAGQPFFYWLDIGEGKELDLEVCPRSKLRQQCIKYLGPQERENYEFIIDEGKVSHKLTGDLLDTKRGLKGSKWIFVMSTSKKLYAGEKKKGIFHHSSFLAGGATLAAGRLEAEHGILKSISPYSGHYRPRDDSLDSFLSFLKENGVNLNEVQIRKANEDYDNYEENKISGESTFEVLSKCETPELEIPKEVQNTSSSESTDLSQIETKNNYKRTLSGGLQSPRAEVPKSKIMQRINSKKLVKSYQLGHQLSLKWSTGAGPRIGCVADYPEEVRVQALEFVNLSPRTPPTPSSFRQISGLGSPTSYSAEDSNNGYGNSGVKAE from the exons ATGGAGGTTCAAACTCAGAGCATGTCAAGCTTCGATATCCAGTCAAAGCCTGCGTTCCCTTTTTCTCTAAACGACATGCCGTCTTCCTCCTCATCCGACCTCCATTCCCATGACTTAAAGGACTCCGGAATGTCAGATTCCAACTCGCCGGTCCGTCAAGGATCGCCGGAGACCGTTGATCGGGAATGCGATGGTTCCGGAGAGCCTAAAACTTCGAACGACGAGTCGCTGCCTATTGACGCGATGTCGAAGGTCGTTGATGTTCGAGATGGCTTGGGTTCTCCTACAGGGCAGTTGACTGAGCCGAACGCCACTGGTAGCAAGCGCTCTGTTTCGAGTGCTGCGGTGAAGTTGCAGAAGGTGTATAGGGGTTATCGCACACGGCGTAGGTTAGCGGACTCCGCTGTTGTGGCAGAAGAGCTATG GTGGCAAGTTTTAGACTACGCTAGGCTGAATCTTAGTACGGTTTCTTTCTTCAATTTCTCGAAACCAGAGACTGCGGCTTCTCGGTGGAATCGTGTTAGCTTGAATGCTTCTAAg GTGGGAAAGGGTTTATCCAAAGACGCCAAAGCACAAAAATTGGCTTTTCAGCATTGGATTGAGGCT ATTGATCCGAGGCATCGATACGGCCACAGCttgcattattattatgaagAGTGGTGTAAAGATGATGCTGGTCAGCCGTTCTTTTACTG GTTGGATATAGGAGAAGGTAAAGAGCTTGACCTTGAAGTATGTCCACGATCAAAGCTTAGACAACAATGCATCAAGTATCTGGGACCT CAAGAGAGGGAAAATTACGAATTCATCATTGATGAAGGAAAAGTTAGTCACAAACTAACAGGAGATCTCCTTGATACAAAAAGAGGATTGAAAGGGTCCAAGTGGATATTTGTTATGAGCACTTCTAAGAAACTATACGCTGGTGAG aaaaagaaaggaatattCCATCATTCTAGCTTCTTGGCTGGAGGAGCTACATTGGCTGCAGGAAGGCTAGAGGCAGAGCACGGAATTTTAAAG TCTATCTCTCCATATAGTGGGCATTATCGGCCAAGAGATGACAGTCTTGACAGCTTTTTATCATTTCTCAAGGAGAATGGGGTGAACCTTAATGAAGTCCAG ATACGCAAGGCAAATGAAGATTATGATAACTATGAGGAAAACAAGATTAGTGGTGAGAGTACATTTGAAGTTCTAAGCAAGTGTGAAACTCCAGAACTTGAAATACCTAAGGAAGTGCAGAATACCTCGTCCTCTGAATCCACTGACCTTTCCCAAATTGAAACCAAAAACAATTACAAAAGGACATTATCTGGTGGTCTTCAGAGCCCAAGAGCTGAGGTGCCTAAAAGCAAAATAATGCAGAGAATCAATTCCAAGAAGTTGGTTAAATCATACCAACTAGGACATCAGCTTTCACTCAAGTGGTCAACAGGAGCTGGGCCAAGAATTGGTTGTGTTGCAGATTACCCTGAAGAAGTGAGAGTGCAGGCGTTGGAGTTTGTTAACCTGTCTCCAAGGACTCCTCCAACACCATCATCCTTCCGGCAGATCTCTGGTCTTGGATCACCAACATCTTATTCCGCAGAAGATAGCAATAATGGTTATGGCAACTCTGGTGTCAAAGCTGAATGA
- the LOC107434956 gene encoding uncharacterized protein LOC107434956 isoform X1, translating into MLSERCSVSSSSGSSSTSASAGGMFYEGADRMVERELEAAETLADLAHFAMRECSGAESAGNWGHKGKRAGKRVKSKSPPTELGLNPGHPVTRSLDLAEQDKAVVNHQKLGKLCSDALKEPVKAEQNPSNKKLKVERDAVLPKPSPICSTSYPAYGCGKSRRNLSEAEKEERRIRRVLANRESARQTIRRRQALCEELTRKAADLSQENEYLKRERESTLKEYQSLQTTNKHLKDQISKIKAEVEETPISHKPGSVQISPSPPTSCSLFFYNHPSFTPLFWPSISQSPNSVQPQHIQQNPIIMPSDIPLPANGRHDSYHEQENLININGARTPFYIFPCPWLFPRPDHKNAFQPQVPYFPKKEEEETSVNNQYSTTSSSRTVPHLDSHHSFLPLKVKTEASASMEAGPANDFHEISAGFSQDGVDQHIGSQPRDREWSFIHVPNVKQENGLQLDSTTHIETSSKAFHTSGAFPEKSGERTILPTKKVADAVAAAEARKRRKELTKLKNLHGRQCRMHC; encoded by the exons ATGTTGTCGGAGAGATGCTCAGTTTCAAGCTCTTCGGGTTCGTCTTCAACTTCTGCGTCGGCGGGGGGGATGTTTTATGAAGGTGCGGATCGGATGGTGGAGAGAGAGCTTGAGGCGGCGGAGACTCTGGCGGATTTGGCACATTTCGCTATGCGCGAGTGTTCCGGCGCTGAATCCGCTGGGAATTGGGGTCATAAAGGCAAGCGTGCAGGCAAGAGAGTCAAGAGCAAGTCTCCTCCCACTGAGTTGGGTTTGAACCCGGGTCACCCGGTGACACGTTCCTTGGATCTCGCGGAG CAGGATAAAGCAGTAGTAAATCATCAGAAACTTGGAAAACTATGCAGTGATGCACTCAAAGAACCAGTGAAGGCGGAACAGAATCCTAGCAATAAAAAGTTGAAGGTTGAGCGGGATGCTGTATTACCTAAGCCAAGTCCTATATGCTCTACAAGTTACCCAGCATATGGATGTGGCAAGTCAAGGCGGAATTTGTCGGAG GCTGAAAAGGAAGAAAGGAGAATACGCAGGGTTTTAGCAAACAGGGAGTCAGCGAGGCAGACAATTCGCCGAAGACAG GCTTTGTGTGAGGAGTTGACCAGAAAAGCTGCTGATTTATCGCAGGAGAATGAATATTTAAAGAGG GAAAGGGAGTCGACATTAAAAGAATATCAGTCGTTGCAAACCACAAACAAACACCTAAAAGATCAG ATATCCAAGATAAAGGCTGAGGTAGAGGAAACTCCCATCAGCCATAAGCCAGGGAGTGTTCAGATATCTCCATCTCCACCTACAAGCTGCTCATTGTTCTTCTATAACCATCCATCTTTTACACCACTTTTCTGGCCTTCTATCTCTCAATCTCCAAACTCTGTTCAACCGCAACACATACAACAGAATCCAATCATCATGCCATCAGACATTCCTTTGCCAGCCAATGGTAGGCATGATTCTTATCATGAGCAAGAAAACCTCATTAATATTAATGGAGCAAGAACTCCCTTTTATATATTTCCATGTCCTTGGCTCTTTCCTCGCCCTGATCATAAGAATGCATTCCAACCTCAGGTGCCctatttcccaaaaaaagaagaagaggaaaccTCTGTTAATAACCAGTACAGTACCACTTCTTCCTCGAGGACTGTCCCACATTTGGATAGCCACCATTCATTCTTGCCCCTTAAAGTCAAAACAGAAGCGTCTGCCTCAATGGAAGCTGGACCTGCAAAtgattttcatgaaatttcagCTGGCTTTTCTCAAGATGGAGTAGATCAACATATAGGATCTCAGCCTAGAGATAGAGAATGGTCCTTTATTCATGTACCTAATGTCAAGCAAGAGAATGGGCTTCAATTAGATTCCACAACCCACATTGAAACATCTTCTAAAGCTTTTCACACTTCAGGTGCTTTTCCAGAAAAAAGTGGTGAACGAACCATCTTACCAACTAAGAAAGTGGCAGATGCAGTTGCTGCAGCTGAAGCAAGGAAGAGGAGAAAGGAACTCACAAAGCTAAAGAACCTTCATGGCCGTCAGTGTCGGATGCATTGTTGA
- the LOC107434934 gene encoding subtilisin-like protease SBT4.15 codes for MSKSILVIFFIYIYFIVGLVYGQDDHERKTYIVYLGELPEAGTSVVDSHHKLLLAAIGDEKIARESKIHSYGKSFNGFAARLLPHEAKKLLDEKSVISVFPNQRRNLHTTRSWDYLGLPLKLGMNSLVESNLIVGVLDTGIWMDCPSFNDKGFGPPPAKWKGKCVKAANFSGCNNKVVGAKYFRLDSHNDGDEALTPADEDGHGSHTSSTAAGVAVKGASLYGVGEGTARGGAALSRIAMYKVCWLNGCFDVDILAAFDEAIADGVDLISVSLGGPTNEYFADPIAIGSFHALKKGILTSCSAGNDGPYTSSVSNVAPWILTVGANSIDRQFTTMVKLGNGQTFYGKSINTFSPKKAMYPLTDGTHAASANGSIYGNASNCDDGTLAKNKVKGRIVYCEGSYDQESTIEELEGLGTIMTYEGEMDFSYLTLVPATYVAQKDGDKVDRYINSTKDAQGVIYRTTRVKAPAPFLASFSSRGPQTIDTNILKPDITAPGIDILAAYSQIPSVSGDSADKRHAVFNIMSGTSMACPHAAAAAAYVKSFHTDWSPAAIKSALMTTATPLIVKGREADLLGAGAGQINPVKAVHPGLIYDLSTNSYISFLCKEGYNSSDLSLLIGGKKKYKCSDFKPAQGTDGLNYPTMHIQLNNPQSRISGVFYRTVTNVGYGKTVYKVKINSPKGLSVKVSPDTLAFTKLHQQLSFKVEVKGGAMQNDTQILSALLEWSDSKHSVKSHILIYRPLI; via the exons atgtcgAAAAGTATACTGgttattttcttcatttataTTTACTTCATAGTTGGTCTGGTTTATGGACAAGATGACCATGAAAGAAAG ACATACATTGTGTATCTGGGAGAACTACCAGAAGCTGGAACTTCAGTCGTGGATAGCCACCATAAGCTGCTTTTGGCAGCAATTGGAGA tgaGAAGATAGCCAGAGAATCTAAGATTCATAGTTATGGAAAGAGCTTCAATGGTTTTGCAGCAAGGCTGTTACCACATGAAGCAAAGAAACTACTGG ACGAGAAGAGCGTTATATCAGTGTTTCCAAACCAACGACGCAATCTTCACACAACAAGGTCATGGGATTACCTAGGATTGCCCTTAAAACTGGGGATGAACTCTCTGGTTGAGAGCAATCTCATTGTGGGTGTGTTGGATACGG GAATTTGGATGGATTGCCCAAGTTTTAATGACAAAGGCTTTGGACCTCCCCCAGCCAAATGGAAAGGCAAATGCGTGAAAGCGGCCAACTTTTCAGGCTGCAATAA CAAAGTCGTCGGAGCCAAATACTTCAGACTCGACAGTCATAATGATGGTGACGAAGCTCTGACTCCGGCAGATGAAGATGGCCACGGAAGTCACACGTCATCCACCGCTGCCGGTGTTGCTGTCAAAGGAGCCAGCCTATATGGTGTCGGTGAAGGAACTGCTCGTGGCGGGGCAGCCTTATCACGCATTGCCATGTACAAAGTATGCTGGCTAAATGGCTGCTTTGATGTAGACATCTTGGCTGCGTTTGATGAGGCCATTGCTGATGGAGTGGATCTCATATCTGTCTCTTTAGGTGGACCTACCAACGAGTATTTCGCCGACCCGATTGCCATTGGATCTTTTCACGCCTTGAAGAAAGGGATTCTAACGTCGTGCTCGGCTGGTAATGATGGACCTTATACTTCTAGTGTATCCAATGTGGCACCTTGGATTCTCACAGTGGGTGCCAATAGTATTGATAGGCAATTTACCACAATGGTCAAGCTTGGAAATGGCCAGACATTTTat GGGAAATCAATTAATACCTTCTCGCCAAAGAAAGCGATGTATCCTCTCACAGATGGAACCCATGCAGCCAGTGCTAATGGAAGTATCTATGGAAATGCAAG TAATTGTGATGATGGGACTCTAGCAAAGAACAAAGTGAAGGGCAGGATTGTGTACTGCGAAGGGAGTTACGACCAAGAAAGCACCATTGAAGAGTTGGAAGGATTGGGGACCATCATGACTTATGAAGGAGAGATGGATTTCAGCTACCTTACGCTTGTTCCTGCAACCTATGTTGCTCAAAAGGATGGTGACAAGGTTGACCGATACATCAACTCCACCAA GGATGCTCAGGGCGTTATATACAGGACAACAAGAGTCAAAGCTCCTGCCCCGTTCCTCGCTTCTTTCTCGTCCAGAGGACCTCAAACTATCGACACAAACATCCTCAAG CCTGATATTACAGCTCCAGGGATCGACATTCTAGCTGCTTACTCACAGATTCCATCAGTTTCGGGCGACTCAGCTGACAAACGACATGCAGTCTTCAATATAATGTCAGGTACATCCATGGCTTGCCCTCATGCAGCAGCTGCTGCCGCCTACGTCAAGTCTTTCCACACTGACTGGTCACCTGCTGCAATCAAGTCTGCTCTTATGACCACTG CCACACCACTGATTGTCAAGGGCAGGGAAGCTGATCTGCTTGGTGCTGGAGCAGGACAAATAAACCCGGTAAAGGCAGTGCATCCTGGCCTCATCTATGATCTGTCCACAAACTCCTATATCAGCTTCTTATGCAAGGAAGGCTATAATAGCTCCGACCTTAGCCTTCTTATTGGGGGGAAGAAGAAATATAAGTGCTCCGACTTCAAGCCTGCGCAAGGCACGGATGGACTTAACTACCCCACCATGCATATCCAGCTCAACAATCCCCAATCTAGGATTTCAGGGGTTTTCTACCGGACAGTGACTAATGTAGGGTATGGAAAAACAGTTTATAAGGTGAAAATAAATTCGCCGAAGGGTCTTTCTGTTAAAGTTAGCCCAGATACTTTGGCATTCACCAAGCTGCACCAGCAGCTGTCTTTCAAGGTTGAGGTGAAGGGCGGGGCAATGCAGAATGATACCCAAATCCTATCTGCTTTACTTGAGTGGAGCGATTCTAAACACAGTGTTAAAAGCCATATCCTAATTTATAGGCCACTTATTTAG
- the LOC107434956 gene encoding uncharacterized protein LOC107434956 isoform X4 yields MLSERCSVSSSSGSSSTSASAGGMFYEGADRMVERELEAAETLADLAHFAMRECSGAESAGNWGHKGKRAGKRVKSKSPPTELGLNPGHPVTRSLDLAEQDKAVVNHQKLGKLCSDALKEPVKAEQNPSNKKLKVERDAVLPKPSPICSTSYPAYGCGKSRRNLSEAEKEERRIRRVLANRESARQTIRRRQALCEELTRKAADLSQENEYLKRERESTLKEYQSLQTTNKHLKDQISKIKAEVEETPISHKPGSVQISPSPPTSCSLFFYNHPSFTPLFWPSISQSPNSVQPQHIQQNPIIMPSDIPLPANGRHDSYHEQENLININGARTPFYIFPCPWLFPRPDHKNAFQPQVPYFPKKEEEETSVNNQYSTTSSSRTVPHLDSHHSFLPLKVKTEASASMEAGPANDFHEISAGFSQDGVDQHIGSQPRDREWSFIHVLFQKKVVNEPSYQLRKWQMQLLQLKQGRGERNSQS; encoded by the exons ATGTTGTCGGAGAGATGCTCAGTTTCAAGCTCTTCGGGTTCGTCTTCAACTTCTGCGTCGGCGGGGGGGATGTTTTATGAAGGTGCGGATCGGATGGTGGAGAGAGAGCTTGAGGCGGCGGAGACTCTGGCGGATTTGGCACATTTCGCTATGCGCGAGTGTTCCGGCGCTGAATCCGCTGGGAATTGGGGTCATAAAGGCAAGCGTGCAGGCAAGAGAGTCAAGAGCAAGTCTCCTCCCACTGAGTTGGGTTTGAACCCGGGTCACCCGGTGACACGTTCCTTGGATCTCGCGGAG CAGGATAAAGCAGTAGTAAATCATCAGAAACTTGGAAAACTATGCAGTGATGCACTCAAAGAACCAGTGAAGGCGGAACAGAATCCTAGCAATAAAAAGTTGAAGGTTGAGCGGGATGCTGTATTACCTAAGCCAAGTCCTATATGCTCTACAAGTTACCCAGCATATGGATGTGGCAAGTCAAGGCGGAATTTGTCGGAG GCTGAAAAGGAAGAAAGGAGAATACGCAGGGTTTTAGCAAACAGGGAGTCAGCGAGGCAGACAATTCGCCGAAGACAG GCTTTGTGTGAGGAGTTGACCAGAAAAGCTGCTGATTTATCGCAGGAGAATGAATATTTAAAGAGG GAAAGGGAGTCGACATTAAAAGAATATCAGTCGTTGCAAACCACAAACAAACACCTAAAAGATCAG ATATCCAAGATAAAGGCTGAGGTAGAGGAAACTCCCATCAGCCATAAGCCAGGGAGTGTTCAGATATCTCCATCTCCACCTACAAGCTGCTCATTGTTCTTCTATAACCATCCATCTTTTACACCACTTTTCTGGCCTTCTATCTCTCAATCTCCAAACTCTGTTCAACCGCAACACATACAACAGAATCCAATCATCATGCCATCAGACATTCCTTTGCCAGCCAATGGTAGGCATGATTCTTATCATGAGCAAGAAAACCTCATTAATATTAATGGAGCAAGAACTCCCTTTTATATATTTCCATGTCCTTGGCTCTTTCCTCGCCCTGATCATAAGAATGCATTCCAACCTCAGGTGCCctatttcccaaaaaaagaagaagaggaaaccTCTGTTAATAACCAGTACAGTACCACTTCTTCCTCGAGGACTGTCCCACATTTGGATAGCCACCATTCATTCTTGCCCCTTAAAGTCAAAACAGAAGCGTCTGCCTCAATGGAAGCTGGACCTGCAAAtgattttcatgaaatttcagCTGGCTTTTCTCAAGATGGAGTAGATCAACATATAGGATCTCAGCCTAGAGATAGAGAATGGTCCTTTATTCAT GTGCTTTTCCAGAAAAAAGTGGTGAACGAACCATCTTACCAACTAAGAAAGTGGCAGATGCAGTTGCTGCAGCTGAAGCAAGGAAGAGGAGAAAGGAACTCACAAAGCTAA
- the LOC107434943 gene encoding histidine-containing phosphotransfer protein 1: protein MATAFKVQLKHLVQSMLDEGILDSQFIQLQALQDASNPNFVAEVITLFCNEAQRIINDLEIYIGQQDVDFSKMDANVHQLKGSSSSIGARRVTLACADLREASDERNKDRCRQVLIRINQEYATLKVKFQNLLQLENTISAIENNHHQFLDGRYSTMANMHQL from the exons ATGGCAACTGCCTTCAAGGTACAACTCAAACACCTAGTTCAATCCATGCTTGACGAG GGTATATTGGACAGCCAGTTTATTCAACTTCAAGCTTTGCAAGATGCAAGCAATCCCAATTTTGTTGCTGAAGTCATCACTTTGTTCTGCAACGAAGCCCAAAGGATCATAAACGACTTGGAAATCTATAT TGGTCAACAAGATGTTGATTTTAGCAAAATGGATGCTAATGTTCATCAACTAAAAGGAAGTAGCTCAAG TATTGGGGCCCGACGTGTAACACTAGCCTGTGCTGATCTTCGCGAGGCTTCTGATGAAAGGAACAAAGATAG ATGCCGCCAGGTCTTGATTAGAATCAATCAGGAATATGCCActttaaaagtcaaatttcagaacCTTTTGCAG CTGGAAAATACAATCTCTGCCATTGAAAACAACCATCATCAATTTCTGGATGGTAGATATTCAACTATGGCAAATATGCATCAGCTGTGA